ACTAACCTCGTGAGAAATGAAGAGAAGCCCATCAGCATCATGTAGATACCAAACACGCCCTGGCCTAAACCTGAAACCTTGTATAAAGCCGGTAAGAAAGTGACTACGCCAGAGTAAGCCATTGAGATAAAGAAGAGCGCAAGAGAAGCTGAAATGAAGAAGGGCTTCAAGAGTTCCCTATAACTCGCGTGCTCCTCATACTTCTCTGCCTGAATCTCCTTTATCTCTCTCCACACTGAGAGCACAAAAAGTGCACCAAGCACGGAGAACGCAATAGTCAAAGCGAAGGCAAAGGTAAAGCCAAATTTATCTGAGACGAATCCTCCAATAGCAGGTCCCACGATGTTTCCGAGAGAGAACATCATGCCCCTCCATCCAAGTGCCTCTCCTATCCTCCCCCCAGGTGCCAAGTCCACAGCCGACGACAGGGAGGAGGGGAAGAAAATGCCCATGGCAAAACCATGGATTGCTCTCCCCAAGGCAAAAATCATTATACTCCCAGAAAGACCCGAGAAGATGTACAAAAGCCCAGCTACAATGCCAAGGATATTGCCAAGGAACATCGCATGAAACCTGTAGCCTTTATCCCCAACGTAGCCACCAAACAGCTTTGAGATGAGGGAGACACCGCTCGCAACACCAGCAACCACTCCAACGACGAACGGCTGGGCCCCTAAGGTTATCGCATAGGGAGAGATTAGAGGATTAAGGAGACTTATCCCCAGAAAAAAGAAGAACGTCGATAAGTTAAGAAACCAGAGATGTTTGAAACTTCCACTCACACTCACTAAACACCAGCCTCCGGCTCTTTCATGCCCTCCTTCATGTAGGCATAGCTCATGTGCTTAGTGTTCTTGGCAAACCCCACATTGCCCTGGGAGTCCACCATTATTATCCCCATTGTATCCTTGCCGAAGTACTTGGTTGCAAGACTTATCGCGGCATCACTCGCTGCCTGAGCGTCCATCCCTAAGCGTACAAAGTCGGTGGCCGTCTTGGCTAGAACTAGCCTTATCGCAACCTCCCCAAATCCTGTGCATGAAGCTCCGGCAACTTCATTTGCATAGGTTCCAGCGCCGATTATTGGCGTATCCCCAACCCTTCCGAACATCTTCAGGAATACTCCTCCTGTCGAAGTTCCGGCTACAACTTCCTCACCGTC
This is a stretch of genomic DNA from Pyrococcus kukulkanii. It encodes these proteins:
- a CDS encoding MFS transporter, with product MSGSFKHLWFLNLSTFFFFLGISLLNPLISPYAITLGAQPFVVGVVAGVASGVSLISKLFGGYVGDKGYRFHAMFLGNILGIVAGLLYIFSGLSGSIMIFALGRAIHGFAMGIFFPSSLSSAVDLAPGGRIGEALGWRGMMFSLGNIVGPAIGGFVSDKFGFTFAFALTIAFSVLGALFVLSVWREIKEIQAEKYEEHASYRELLKPFFISASLALFFISMAYSGVVTFLPALYKVSGLGQGVFGIYMMLMGFSSFLTRLVGGKSADRMGPIPVARFGIFMIFLGYLFLLKFKFPPYSYVPAVVSGLGFGLSLPALQVMALARLPQKIRTMGSSIYTMFFDLGTLSGQVVLGYVAQLKGYSGVFPIIASLPVVSIILVNAPLLWRDRNES